GTTCCCTACCGGGTGATCGACGTGGCGGCCGGCGACCTGGGCTCGTCGGCGGCGCGCAAGTACGACTGCGAGGCGTGGGTGCCCACCCAGCGGGCCTACCGCGAGCTGACCTCGACGTCGAATTGCACGACGTTCCAGGCGCGGCGGCTGTCCACCCGGTACCGCGACGACAACGGCAAGCCGCAGATCGCCGCGACGCTCAACGGGACGCTGGCGACCACCCGGTGGTTGGTCGCCATTCTGGAGAATCACCAGCAGCCCGACGGCTCCGTGCGGGTGCCGCAGGCGTTGGTGCCCTACGTCGGTACGGAGGTACTCGAACCGTGATCAATCTTGACTTCGACGAGATGCGCAACTGGTTCGGCTTCGGGGTGGCGGGCAACTTCGCGGGCCACCTGGAGCAGGCCGGCGAGGCCGCCGACTTCGTCAGCGTCGTCAGCGAGGGCGGCGCGCCAAAGGGGATATTCCCTTGGTACGCACCGGGACACGACAGCTTCCTGGGCCAGTACCCGCTGTCGTCCGAGCAGATCCTGCTGCCGCCGGAGAGCCCGGATTTCACCGGGCCGCTGAATCTGCAGATCGAACCCGAGGTGGGCCTGGCCTGCCGGGTCAAGTGGAACGGCGACACGGTCGCCTCGCTGGAACCGTTCGCCCTGGGCGCGTTCAACGACTGCTCGATCCGGCGCCCGGGTGCGGCGAAGATCAGCCACAAGAAGAACTGGGGTCCGGCGTCCAAAGGGGTTGCCGCCCAATTCTTCGAGATCAGCGACCTCACGCCGGACGGGCCCACCGCCACGCTGCGGCTGGTGTGCTTCCTGCGCGGGTCGGACGGTCACGAGCACGCCTACGGGGTGGACAGCCCGCTGCTGGGTTACTCCTACTACGGCGAGGTCCTGCTGGACTGGGTGGTCGAACGGCTGGCGAATCAGAAAGGCTCGTCGGACACCCCACTGGAGGACGTGGGCGCGCTGATGGTCGCCGCCGGGCACCCGGAGCACGTGCTGATCGGCATCGGCGCCACCCGGTACACCGAACTGGGCGAGTCGACCTACCTGCAGGGTGGGGACCAAGCCGTGGTGCGCGTGTACGACACCGCCTCGGACGCCGCTTCCGAACTGCGGCAGACGGTTTCGCCGCGCTGACCGGCTACTGCTCGAGCACCTCGTCGAGCATGGCCAGGAATTCCTTCGGCCGCAGCGGCGTGAACGCGGGCTGCTGCCGTGCGCCGATGTCGAGGGTGACCAGCGTCGACTTGATCGGCCGCCAGATGTCCAGCGGCAACCAGCGGCGCAGGTTCAGATCTGAACTGCCCCAGATCCGGAACCGCTGGGTGAAAAGGCCCAGCGGTTCGGCGGTGTAGCCGCGGATCGACGCGACCGGGATCACCTTCGCGGTGCCCGACGGGAAGTGGTAGCGCCGCAAGGTGATCGCGTGGCGGTCCAACTGGACCATGCCGTCGTCGTAGAACTGCCGCGGTGGGGCGCTCACAGCTTCGCCGTCCTCAGCTCGTGACCCTTGGAGGTCAGGCAGCGGCCATTGGTCAGATTCCACTGCCAACCGTGCAGATTGCAGGTCAACGTGTCGCCCTCGACGACACCGAACTTCGACAGGTCGGCCTTCAGATGCGGGCAGCGGCGCTGGATCTCCCAGCCGTCCAGCGTGATCGACGCCGAGTCGTCGTGCGCCTCGGCGAACCAGCCGTCGGCGTAGGCGATCCGTTCGTCGGTCAGGCACTTGAAGAACGTGTACAGATACTCGTTGTAGCCGCCGACGCGCCACGCCTTGAACCGGGTGGACAGGAAGATGGTGTTGACCCAGTCCGGCTCCCGGTCGCGCAAAACGGTGCGCACCAGTTCGGCCCCGATCTCGAACCCGTAGCGGAACTTCTCATCCGGGATCGGTTCCCGCACAGTCCGTTTCGGGAAGTCCAGGACCACGGTCTCGTTGTGCTCGCGCGAGGTCAACCGCAGTTCGACGGGGTAGCCGATGCCGTCGCAGATCTGGTCGGTCTGCAACATGATCGGCTCGAACAGGCCGCGCAGCGGTTCCAGCAGCGGCTCCCCGGCCGCCGGGGCCCAGCGGGCCTTCTCGGCGGCGAGCACCGGCGCCATCCGCTGGGCGTAGGCCTCGATGTAGTCGGCCTTGCCGGTGGTGAAGAGCGCCTGCAGTTCCTCGTCGGGCAGCGGCTGGGTCAGCGAC
This DNA window, taken from Mycolicibacterium sp. MU0050, encodes the following:
- a CDS encoding DUF5718 family protein, translated to MRNWFGFGVAGNFAGHLEQAGEAADFVSVVSEGGAPKGIFPWYAPGHDSFLGQYPLSSEQILLPPESPDFTGPLNLQIEPEVGLACRVKWNGDTVASLEPFALGAFNDCSIRRPGAAKISHKKNWGPASKGVAAQFFEISDLTPDGPTATLRLVCFLRGSDGHEHAYGVDSPLLGYSYYGEVLLDWVVERLANQKGSSDTPLEDVGALMVAAGHPEHVLIGIGATRYTELGESTYLQGGDQAVVRVYDTASDAASELRQTVSPR